The Glycine max cultivar Williams 82 chromosome 17, Glycine_max_v4.0, whole genome shotgun sequence genome contains the following window.
TGGGTGCTCATCTAAGAAAGGTTTTGTAAGCATTCTACacatatattaagaaaaattaaatatttataattaagtaaaaatatttgaataacatAAGAAAAcacctaaaaatatatttatgataaaagataattaaatttaaataaattataattaaacataatacgatgacattttcttaaattaagtaattaacatatataactTATTGAAgacaaacttttaaaatattaaaatgctttatatataaaaattagaataatctTCTAAATTCAGTCTCATTAATGGAGTGTATTGTAAcccatatatttaatttttgttcaaaacaattttataaaattttatgcatgtgatttaatatatatgtttaatttcaaagatttatttaattagatcATATATCcatgatttttgaaaataagataagatttgataatattttcattgaGGATGCATCCTCTCACAGAAGGTTAATGGGAGGATTGATATATTTGACTAATATAAGGCCTAATATTACTTATGCTATACAACATTTGAGTCAATTTGTCTTGTAATCCTTTTAACCTAAGTAATTTGAGGAGTTTAGCTTAAGTGGTTAGTTCTTAATCTGATCATGTAACTTGAGTTTGAGTTAGTTAGTTGAAAGTTAGTTATTCGAATAACTAACTATATAACTAGCAACAGTAGTGACTAGTCGTTGTAAGCTAATgtcattcaataataatttaatttttctttattctttttttttctcaacttctttagcaagtttttttttgttggagttTTATGCGTCAATGGCAGATGCAAGTTCTATGATGGTATAAGAGCTCATAGAACTTGCATTTGTCATTGCTAAAGAagctaagaaaaaaagaataaaagaaaacttaattattattgaatgaGATTAGCTTACAATGATTAGTCACTTGTTATATAATTAGTTGCtagaataattaatttgtaactaactaactttAAGTCAAGTTACATGATCCAATTAAGAACTAACCACCTAAGTTAACTTGGGTTAAAAGGATTACAAGTTAATCTATACTATTATTCAGGATCTCCTTGTTCTATTGGGGATGCATCCTCTTATAAAAGATTAATTGGAAGGTTGATCTATTTGACTAATACAAGACTTAATATTACTTATGCTATACAACATTTGAATCAATTTATCTTGTAATCCTTTTAACCTGATTAATTAAAGGAGTTAGCTAAAGTTTCTTAATTGTAACTTGAGTTAGAATTAATTAGTTATTCTAGCAACTAACTATATAACTCGCAATAATGACTAATCATTGTAAGTTAATgtctttaaataataatttagcctttctttattctttttctcttagTTTCTTTAAACTTTCTGTGCAAGTTTTATTCATAAATGGCGGGTGCAAGTTCTATGATGGTATAAAGTTTACTAAAGAAGctaagagaaaaagaataaaggaagattgaattattattaaatgagaTTAGCTTACAATGATCAATCACTATGATTGGTTATATAGTTAGTTGCTAGAATAACTAACTTGCAACTAACTAACTCAATCTAACTCAAGTTACATGATTCGATTAAGAATTAACCACCAAAATTAACTCCTCTAACTTGGGTTAAAAGGATTACAAGTTAATCTATGCTATTCTGAATCTCCTTTTTCCATCGAGATCCTCTTGCAGAAGTTTAATTGGATATATCAGCTCTAGTCAATACTTAACCTTGGATATACAAGCACAATTCAATTAATCGAAGAGACATCACCAACCTTTGTTTTCTGTCAAACAGTGTTCCCATAAAAATCTTACACGTGTTCATTCATGTAATTCGTGCAACttatctttactatcaaatagCCAGcagttcttattttattttagcagaAAGGATTGCCGTCAGTTGTTTTCCTTATGTTCTCTCAGCAGCCGTGCTATGTATATGTTGTTTTAACTTtagatataattaataatttccaTTCCTATAACGAATATTTTTCCATTCTGCCACGATGCTTGGAAAACTATTGTTTAGTTAATATCTGATTTTCTTTCTCTCAATCATAATATTGCCGATTCAGTAGGAGAAGGAGAATTAATTTGGATATAAATATGCAAAAGCGGTACTGTAGCTTAGTGTATTCAAATACACAATGAGTTAAACTATTTGAAAACGAGTGTTGACTCAAATAATTGATACTGGTTGGGTCCCGAAAGTTGACAGAGAATCATCTCTATCTCTCACACCGTTGCATGCGGAGCATCGACCTCAGCTGAAGATGGATAATATTGTACAAgtttgattaaaaagaaaaagaaaagataataatGCACAAGGCAtagccaatttttttttaccgtaTTGATACCAAGTAACTCTTACCAGAAACAGTTATTTGTCTTCATCggaaatataaaatagatattttttatccAACAATTTATTCAGGAAATCACTTGATTAAAATGAGTTATAAGGGATAGGCATTACCCACACAAGATCCATGTGGGCGGTATTTCACGTGCAAGGCACTGCCACACGTACCAACAGACAGCACCAAGATAATTATGGCGTTGCCGTCCAACCATTGGAGCAACATGCAACATGGAAAAATAGCAATCCCACTGTTACAAATTAAGAGTGGCCAATCAAACACGCAATCCCTTTTGTGGATCGCCATTCCCTTGTACCTTCTTCCTACcactaaaaaaaacaagtaaacaaTTAATGTGTGATGGCCAAAAATTAATACCAgactaacaacaacaacaaacaagtaTGTGTAGCAGCTACAAAGAATTTTGTTCATTACTTTTTATAACTCAATCTCTCAATGATCCCAACGACTTCACGAGatccttatcttttttattatatatcatgGCATATCATGATTCACGAGCCAGCCATTTCATATCCCAGTATGAAGACTCCAAGTGCTTAGGattcaataattattatttttttattcctttatactaatgacttttttttggtgttgtttcAATTCTATCTGTTTCGTACCCTAGGAGGTTCTTAAATCCCCCACTACAGGTGTCCACCCATTCATACCTATGTGTGTGGATAGGGTTGTATAAAAACTAATtcgataaaaaatttgaatcgaATCAATTTTAAACTGTTTTAACCAATTTAGTTTTATatccaaataattaaattcGTTCAAAAtcgaattaattttaaaaaattatttttgaactgAATTAGTATTTAACTAGTTTTAAACtagttttttcaaataaaaaaaatatttaaatgaaaactaattTAGTTAACCAAACTGTTTTTTAGAAACAATTTAGTTAAtggaattgattttataaaatagtgcACTTATCTTTGAAcgggttaaaaaaaaatcaattcaatttaagTTTAGGTACAATCTAGTTGAATTcaaatcggttttttttttcacaccccTACACATGGGTTCTGTCTATCATTATGTTTTCACATAATTCAATCATACAGAGTACTCTGCATTCTCAAGTTTTATTTCCTAGCTAAGATTGTTGGAAGGGTCAAAGggttaattatcaattttcagtcttttcttttgaacaatcaatttattacAATTTATTGAATGTAGACATTTGAATTACTTAAAGCAGTGCATTATGAAGAAAATTGCTCGAGTAAACTTTTGACCAtgaaaagaattataaaaaaaagatgggGCAGTTCAATTGTGAATTAGATTTGGACAAAAGAAACCAACCATCTCCAAGTTTGTTAAGGACGATGATATTATAGGAAAGATTCACCTTTTTCTTAGTTGTCTGATCATTCTTCTTCAATCCCATCAAACTTTCCATTTGCCAATATTAAAATGTCCATACCTTATGGTTTTTCTGCAACtattctgttttatttttttcttttcttttgataaaaCAATAATAGAAGCACTACTTCAAATGTTCCATAAAATAATACAAGAGAATATCCTTCCAAATCTTTACTTATTCTCCAACATCCCTGCATTTTATCTCCTGCAATGTTTATCTTGATAATGTTGGTCTCATCgacaattttttcttcaatcacTTTGGGATCGCATATGCGTAGATACTATAATTATTATCAAcctaaatagtcacttttgttaATTTCCTAACAAATACGtgtttagaaaatgaaaatataaaatttagtctccaAAGATATAAGTTAACTTTTATCCGTtatcgttaataaaatagtcatgTAAAATGATTGTTAACCTAGTCATCTCTAATTAtcaacatataaatatatttgtcatataatattttttttattacttttcgtctttctattttttgggaatATGAATGGATAAATAATCACTTAATTCGCTGACAAATGCGACtctcaaagataaaaatacaaaaatttaattcttgaaagtgtaaaaagtgcaacaaatatatccggTGATTAACTTCCGTCCatcaccattaataaaataaccaagattcaaaaaagtgaaatatgagatatatttaacttttagggtaatttgaaaaaatttgtaatgattgatgaactgtttttattttgataaattgatacattttggataatttctattttgacagaaattatgattgataatcgatattatcattattattatctttgttttaaattatgtttgtcaatatattttttcaagtaattattgtaatgttatacttataacaataaaaaaatgaaaaaaaaaattcgttaGATTATAGTTTTGTGCATATGCATAACAAAAGTATGAACAAACAAATACGGATTAAATGTGTGACTAATCAATAAGGTGTGAGACTCCTAAatcattttgtcatttttttaatatcacatACTTGTTTTGTTAGTATTTATAAGATGTTTACTGatttacatttattaaaaaattgattaaatttagatattagcattaattttatatgtaattataatattttttttcaaatttacctTTACATAATTGAGAgtctatttatcttttgattcttctccAATCTCCATAGATAGAGAAAGAGATAATTCGGCGGTATTTAATTAtggataaatataaataagaacattttaatattaataaagttaatgtccaaaataattgaaatgaaatcttataaaaaagaataataaatttttaaaactatattttataaataaagacagAAGTACTAATTTAACGACTCTCGCAATTTGAAGAATCAAATCAATAGTTTACTATATTTTCAATAATCTCGTatctaaaagtaattttatattatctatacaaaattggattttaaactaacttttaaaattattttcaaatataagttGATTCTTTtgtcatcaatttttaaaatattttttaaataaaatttaaattaaataatatttttaatcaggtatatttatattgacttgttttaaataaaaaaatttaaaaaaaaacttttaaaacgtTTTTGTTTCAAAGATCATTTTTAGACACgataataattagtttttaaaagacgacagttatttttcataataaataattctatTCAAACTAGATAAAGAGAAAACCATAATTACAGAAAAAAAATCCTCTTCCAAATATTTTATGCACTAATCATTCCTTTGATCAATAATAAAGAAACATGGATCTTCAACCGCACAAATGACTAAAGCGATTTACGAGATCTGACCGACGCAACACATTAAAATAGTCTATATTGATAATGGAACAACAAAAACAGAATCACCACTCATATGCTTGGATTTAACTTTATTCCTGATTAAATCGGAATAATTCTTTTCACATGTACTCACATTATGCATGTGTacttaacatttttatattattaataattttatatgtaatGTAATTTTGGTTGATTTAGCTGTTGAAAAATTATCTAATACTTTGATTGTTGATAGCAAATcctgtaaaattaaataaaaatatgattaaattacttttttctattttttaattttacatataacGTTAAATCAAGAAAGAGACACACACACATGAAACAAGAAGAAATGTGAATGCAGGAAAGAAAAAATGCATATGTTATTTGGATTTTGGTTTGCAGATGAagtaacaaacaaaaacaatttgTAAGAAATTAAGGACACAACATATAGTCAAATACTCCTACGAAAGAACTAAACAAGCGCTGATCGaataactaaaaaaacactaaatcaAGAACCAATGGACTTGATAAGACTTTTACATTCCCACAGCAAAAGCAACCAATATCAATATCCCATATTCCCATGGATGCCTACAAACAGACCTTTGTAACACACAAGGTATCATGTGTCACTAAAATGCAGAGAAAATGATGACTCATGATAATAATTGAAGAGTgttaaaagtaataattatttaaaaataaatatataactttttttagacacatggtaaaatatatatttcagacACGTGGTgggtaatattatttgagtaaTATGTAATCTCGTAATCCATTATTGTTAAAAGTTGCAAATAATTTGTTGACTTTTCACTCCAAAATGCAAAGCCAACAGCCCACCTTAAAGGCTTAAACAGTCGACCAGAGAATAGACCTCGACTtacgataaaaattaaaaactgtgTTCTTCTTTGAAGTTTTAACTACGCAGAGTCTGTGACTCTGTGTCAAAAAAACTACgtagagtgtgtgtgtgtgtgccaGTGGTAGATTTGTTTCTACTTGAAACCTCGAAACATGAAAGATAGAGATATACATTGCAAATTTCCATTAGCCCAAAAgctagaacaaaaataaaaagcatgaGCCCACATGATTTCTAGTCATGCCCGATAACCCTCCAGCACGACCACTTGATGCAAGTAACATACGATTTATATTATCTTACTAATCATTATTAGTGTTTATACGACAGCATAAAACCTCAGACTGAAGTTATAACACCTCGTATCTTAGTTTTGTACTTGAATGCTAGAAACAATCGAAATGGCATAAATCTGGGGAGAGAAATCCATTGATTTAACAGACATCCTTATGGAACACAAGACTAAGATGTGATTTGGAATCGTTGTCATTGGAGACTAATTCGTACTGCTACTACTACCTTTTAACTTGACTAACACTTGCTGCATTAGAACTTAGAAGAccaataatttaagaaaatcaacaagaaaaaagaaatttacaaACTTTTTATTTGGGATTCGTCCAATCCATAGCACTATCAATTTTTTCCCACACTTTTtacgtcaatttttttttaattttaattaaaagtgattATTATTACTTCAACAGTCCAACCTTAAATTTACTGACACAGGTTCTTTGGCTCCAAGCAGTTACTGGTCATTTGATTTGAGTTCAGGAAACCTTCAATAAAATCAAAGCAATTAGGTGATATCAAACACAACAAAGTgaagtcatttttatttttagatcatAAAATTTACATTGCTTTCTGTGATatgtactaaaaaaattgtataaaaatataacttattccTTTAGAATTAGAAATGTACAAGATTTAGAACTGTAGTTATAAAATACAAGTGCCCTCTTTGtcttataataacaataaaaatcacGCTTATTTTTCTTCACCTTTTTTTCGGAGGGGAGTATGGATGAGAAAGCAGAAGGGCGAAGAATGCTCTCCTCGAATGTTGAAACCATCCCTGGTTCGGTTTCATCATTCAACCATACGGCAGATTATTtgttatatgataaaaaaaaagtgtgcggCTACCCCTGTATTGtggcaattatttttatttttatttttattttagtgtgtggaataaataaactaatttaggTGCTTTTAAAATTCTCAGATAACAACTAACATAAAATTGCATTGAACATTACACTGTTTCAATTAAAAACATCACTCATACTAACTATCACAAAAATACCACTCGCAAATAACCTTTCATGGTATAAAGAAAATCATCTAGGTTAACACATAAAGCCTATTGGGTAAACATAGCAGCTCGTCCAGTCAAAGCCTCAGAAGGAGCAATTGCCACGACTCAAGAAGCCCATCATATCGATTATGAATTTATCATACCGATTATGAATTTTTCAGATTAAAAGCTTCTCAATAGCATCCTGCAAACAAACCAAATGCTCAGAATACAtgttcaataatatatatatatatatatagacataaAGAGAGAGATGTGATAGTAAATAATATTGCTGGCATTTGGTAGCTACTGCCTACAGGCAAATCATAAATGAAACAACAAAGTGCATACCTTTAGTTGCTGAATTTGAGATTTCAATTGACTCCCTTCATTAGTTGTCACAGAACAAGCAATCACTGGCCTGGTGACCCCACATGCACGTCCAAGTGCTTGTTTTGAAGGGACAAACACGTAGGGCACATTCTAAAAAATTCATATGATTAATAGGCTAACACAattaatagacaaaaaaaaaatccgagTAACatccaattaaaacaaataagctAGATTGGTTAAGATTTACAAAGCTAACTAAGTTTTACCAATATTATATCTCTGCAGAGCATTCATACCGATAGATATGGTTCATTATCATTACACTAATTTTTGGTTTGTGGGTGGGTTACAAATTTACAGTGGACATTGTGAGAGTTGAGacctagtgagagtgagagaTCACGGGGAAAATAGGTTATATGTGAGCACTGAATCTCACGTGAGAGACCAATCGTGATATTAGGTGCCACTACACTAGACTAAAAATATGCAAGTGGGTAGAatagtatattatattatactcTGTTATTATTATCAAGAATCTTGGCAAAGCTACTACTTACGGGGTACAAAACATAAAGTTCAATGTATAAGCAATGGGAAGTTAACTCAGAGGAATGAATGCACGTGATAAGAAGAAAATTAGCATACCTTATCCTCAGCAAGTAGAGGAAGATGTAGAAGAATCTCAAGGGGCTCAGTATCAGCAGCCATCACAACAAATTCAGAGATACCCCTGTTCAGGGTTTTAGTGGCTGCAACACAGCAAGTACACTATTTTACTTAGCACACACAGTGAGAAGtgataataaaatgaaagaaaatgagcTATATACCTTCATTAGCACCTTTTTTGAGCTGCTTGTAGTTGGCAGCTTGTTGAACAAGGTCTAGTATGGTTATTGAGAGTTGGGCATCCGCCAAAGGGTAAGCTTTGGGGTTCACTGCTTCTCCTGTCTGCATTTTTTGCACAAACGCGaacacaagaaagaaaattcagcAGTGAATCGAAATTGACTTGgaagggaaaagagaaagacaAAGATGGTACCATTGTTGATCGAACGGAGGAAGGGGGAGTGGACTAGCTAGGGTTTTTCCTTCGTGCAGAACGTGAATACACAACTGAGCCGTTACGAGGAACATGTAAACATTGGGCTTTTATGTTACTGGATCTTCCTTTGGGTTCAAGCCCACTAATCCTAATAATCTCTTTTAAGACTTTTGATTTAAACCTCCCTAATTATTAAGTATACCTCcttcctatttttatttttttttttatcaaaatactcTAATTTTTGCACCCCATTTCTAAActtttttcatctctttttcatcattctttaaattttattttttttcactcaccATCTTCATCATTCTTTAAAGGATTTTGctaatatactaaaaaaataatggtgTGTACATTAGCAAATGTTTGTGGAGTTTGTTAAcatacacatttttatttttcattttttagtatttttcattttttagtatGAGTAGGTTAACATGTTACAA
Protein-coding sequences here:
- the LOC100817627 gene encoding NHP2-like protein 1, translated to MTGEAVNPKAYPLADAQLSITILDLVQQAANYKQLKKGANEATKTLNRGISEFVVMAADTEPLEILLHLPLLAEDKNVPYVFVPSKQALGRACGVTRPVIACSVTTNEGSQLKSQIQQLKDAIEKLLI